One stretch of Castor canadensis chromosome 14, mCasCan1.hap1v2, whole genome shotgun sequence DNA includes these proteins:
- the Or2z1 gene encoding olfactory receptor 2Z1 → MKDVNQSAASGFILVSLFSHSGSPQFLFSHVAVMFIIGLLGNTILLFLICLDSRLHTPMYFLLSQLSLFDIGFPLVTIPKMASDFMKDESSISFGGCAAQIFFLTLLGVAEGILLALMSYDRYVAVCHPLQYPVLMRHQVCLLMMGFSWLAGVLNACIQTSITLHFPYCASRMVDHFFCEVPALLKLSCTDTYAYELALSVSGTLILVLPLSLIITSYGHVLGAVLHMHSEDAQKKAFTTCSSHLTIVGLFYGAAVFMYMVPGAYHSPYQDNVVALFYTLVTPTLNPLIYSLRNREVRMALVKMLSRSGLQPE, encoded by the coding sequence ATGAAGGATGTGAACCAATCAGCAGCATCAGGCTTTATCCTGGTGAGCCTCTTTAGTCACTCAGGGTCACCCCAGTTCCTCTTCTCCCATGTGGCTGTTATGTTTATCATTGGCCTTCTGGGAAACACCATTCTACTCTTCTTGATTTGCTTGGACTCCCGGCTCCATACACCCATGTACTTTCTGCTCAGTCAGCTCTCCCTTTTTGATATTGGCTTTCCCTTGGTTACCATCCCAAAAATGGCATCAGATTTCATGAAGGATGAAAGTTCCATCTCCTTTGGAGGTTGTGCAGCTCAAATATTCTTCCTGACACTGCTGGGTGTGGCGGAGGGCATCCTTTTGGCTCTCATGTCCTATGACCGTTATGTTGCTGTGTGCCATCCTCTGCAGTATCCTGTGCTCATGAGACACCAGGTGTGCCTGCTAATGATGGGTTTCTCCTGGCTGGCAGGTGTACTCAATGCCTGTATTCAGACCTCCATTACCCTGCACTTTCCCTACTGTGCCTCCCGCATGGTGGACCACTTCTTCTGTGAGGTGCCAGCCCTACTGAAGCTCTCCTGTACAGATACTTATGCCTATGAGTTGGCTCTGTCAGTCTCGGGGACATTGATCCTTGTGCTTCCACTTTCACTCATCATCACCTCCTATGGACATGTATTAGGAGCTGTTCTACATATGCACTCAGAGGATGCCCAGAAAAAGGCCTTCACCACTTGCTCCTCACACCTCACCATAGTGGGGCTCTTTTATGGTGCAGCAGTGTTCATGTACATGGTGCCTGGTGCCTATCACAGTCCATACCAGGATAATGTAGTTGCCCTCTTCTACACCCTTGTCACCCCCACACTCAACCCTCTTATCTACAGTCTGAGGAACCGGGAGGTGAGGATGGCTTTGGTCAAAATGCTCAGCAGATCTGGACTTCAGCCAGAGTGA